The proteins below are encoded in one region of Vanessa tameamea isolate UH-Manoa-2023 chromosome Z, ilVanTame1 primary haplotype, whole genome shotgun sequence:
- the Fhos gene encoding FH1/FH2 domain-containing protein 3 isoform X3: MIELVKVNETRVNGTMRELGADSFVCRVQYLNDLDPFMEYNVREPPRPLYHTFNTTIPLSYQIAAVHRLLQAPHRLDDATLQVFKDGDYGPYLDLDSTLGEQDEELEGLQDSRKNALVLRTQLSVRVHAIIERLLHSQGRELRRALFTLKQILQSDKDLVHEFVANKGLDCLMQVATMADHNYLDYILRALGQILLYVDGMHGVMSHKRCVQWLYSLISSKFRHVVKTALKLLLVFVEYTEKNCLILIDAITAVDSSNSRQPWLNVMKILQDFDASDTELLIYATTLINRCLNNVPDRDMYYDQVDSLQDQGIDDIIQLYMSKQGTDLDLLRQLQIFEAVLLYEDGDETGTALKQLDESVITSLRRRSLNLKPSERRKSKKLEVKEKAKPVQVEPDNIMSTPRPQYLPAIIDTKENKELSSVLKRRRDRYARQAHHIIQQQELLNNSNGIYNGLFEKNDQWTPNRTYNNNGTYTNTNGTFTNSSLKYTINGTVNGTVIYNSNDVNGQEEEMTYTNRTKPSYIPEVLMNGNQRYTTGLKQRIQNGTLGHSVNTTDILSTVRAGQDFSPDPKDDREILLNREHSIKDLAQRLTSPLTPSTEEKPIRVSEMAGIVSKAKEELAKSTSKEMIKSPAIEKSTKLHEIKVSENDLHWEELRKGCINREFHSCDLDFSDLRYDSDEEMESPTSNAIPPPPPNLLPPPPPNMLPPLGLPPPPPNNFFSLPKNLPSMTSQSDILNDSNSSTLKKNKKTVKLFWREIQENPVPPPARPKIGGFIWDDLPEVSLDTAMLEHLFESRTNDLIIKEKLMEPKRNLILDTKRSNAISIAMKKLPTPQTIKVAIMKMDATVIGREGIEKLLTMLPTHEEKVKIQEAQFANPDLPLGCAEQFLLTLASINELSSRLKLWVFKLDFDNLEKEIAEPLMDLKQGIELLKANKTFKVILSTLRSVGSFLNGNQVKGFRLEYLSKVMEVKDTVHKHPLLYHICEMIIEKFPDTTDFFSEVGPVIRASKVDFEVLSANLLKLESDCKASWDHMKRVAKHDGSQIFKTKINEFLTDAAERIILLSIVKKRVMSRYNKFLLYLGVPVGDVSKTRPSELLKVIAEFALEYRTTRERVLQQLEKRANHRERNKTRGKMIIDVGNYASKGEHMADSALKELLKSDADRDLMDSRRKPAMRPRNGTTAPEDEIIESLVLSSTTNRRPLTRERRRNRLADRKSLNRTLDGH, encoded by the exons TCGCAAAAATGCGCTGGTCCTTCGCACTCAACTGTCGGTCCGCGTGCACGCCATCATTG agAGATTACTACACTCCCAGGGGCGGGAGCTGCGACGGGCGTTGTTCACGCTCAAGCAGATCCTGCAGTCGGACAAGGACCTGGTGCACGAGTTCGTCGCAAACAAGGGCCTCGACTGCCTCATGCAAGTCGCCACTATGGCAGATCACAACTACCTAGACTACATTCTAAGAGCTCTCGGCCAG atcCTTCTTTATGTCGACGGCATGCACGGCGTCATGAGTCACAAGCGTTGCGTCCAGTGGCTATACTCCCTCATCTCCAGCAAGTTCAGACATGTCGTCAAAACTGCTCTCAAACTTCTTCTAGTCTTTGTAGAATACACGGAGAAAAATTGTCTCATCCTCATCGACGCCATCACCGCCGTAGATAGTTCCAACAGCAGACAGCCGTGGTTAAACGTAATGAAAATCCTTCAAGACTTCGATGCATCCGACACGGAACTCCTTATTTACGCTACAACGCTGATTAATCGATGCCTCAATAATGTGCCCGATAGAGACATGTACTACGACCAAGTGGACTCCCTGCAGGACCAGGGAATCGATGACATCATACAGCTGTACATGTCCAAGCAAGGGACAGACTTAGATCTCCTAAGGCAATTGCAAATATTCGAAGCTGTGCTTCTGTATGAAGATGGTGATGAAACTGGAACCGCGCTCAA ACAACTAGATGAGTCTGTGATAACTTCACTGAGGCGAAGAAGTCTAAACCTGAAACCATCTGAACGACGCAAGTCCAAGAAACTAGAAGTCAAAGAGAAAG CGAAGCCAGTCCAGGTGGAACCAGACAACATAATGAGCACACCGCGACCTCAGTACCTGCCAGCCATTATCGATACCAAGGAAAACAAAGAGTTGAGCTCAGTTCTCAAGAGGCGAAGGGACAGGTACGCAAGACAGGCGCATCACATTATACAACAGCAAGAACTGCTGAATAACTCGAATGGAATTTACAATGGGCTGTTTGAGAAGAACGACCAGTGGACCCCGAATCGTACCTACAACAATAACGGAACTTACACAAACACCAATGGCACATTCACTAATTCGAGCTTAAAATACACCATAAACGGCACAGTTAATGGTACCGTCATATACAATTCCAATGACGTCAATGGACAAGAGGAGGAGATGACTTATACAAACAGAACCAAACCCAGTTACATACCGGAAGTTCTGATGAATG GAAACCAAAGATACACAACCGGATTGAAACAGAGGATCCAGAATGGGACTTTGGGTCACAGCGTCAACACAACCGATATTCTGTCCACGGTGAGGGCCGGACAAGACTTCTCCCCAGACCCAAAAGATGACAGGGAGATCCTGCTGAATCGAGAGCACAGTATTAAAGACCTTGCTCAGAGGTTGACAAGTCCCCTAACTCCCTCCACGGAAGAGAAGCCTATAAGGGTCTCCGAAATGGCAGGAATCGTATCGAAAGCCAAAGAAGAATTAGCCAAATCAACATCTAaag AAATGATAAAAAGTCCAGCCATAGAGAAAAGTACAAAACTACACGAAATTAAAGTATCAGAAAATGATTTACACTGGGAAGAGTTGAGAAAGGGCTGCATCAACAGAGAATTCCACTCGTGTGACCTGGATTTTTCAGATCTCAGATACGATTCAGATGAGGAGATGGAGTCACCAACTTCGAATGCTATCCCTCCTCCTCCACCTAACCTATTGCCCCCTCCTCCACCTAACATGCTCCCGCCATTAGGCCTTCCCCCACCTCCACCAAACAATTTCTTCAGCTTACCCAAAAACTTGCCAAGCATGACATCACAATCAGACATATTAAATGATTCTAACAGTTCAACGTTAAAGAAGAACAAAAAGACAGTAAAACTTTTCTGGCGGGAAATTCAAGAGAACCCCGTGCCACCCCCAGCCAGACCCAAAATAGGGGGATTCATTTGGGACGACCTGCCAGAGGTCAGCTTGGATACTGCGATGCTAGAACACCTCTTCGAGTCCAGAACCAACGATTTAATAATCAAG GAA AAACTTATGGAGCCAAAGAGAAACCTGATTCTGGACACAAAAAGATCGAACGCGATCAGCATAGCCATGAAGAAGTTGCCTACACCGCAGACCATCAAGGTAGCGATAATGAAGATGGACGCGACAGTCATCGGCCGGGAGGGGATCGAGAAATTACTAACAATGCTCCCCACACACGAAGAGAAGGTCAAAATACAAGAGGCACAG TTCGCAAACCCCGATCTACCTCTGGGCTGTGCGGAACAGTTTCTCCTGACCCTGGCCTCTATTAATGAGCTGTCGTCCAGACTTAAGCTTTGGGTCTTTAagctggattttgataatttagaG AAAGAAATAGCAGAACCTCTAATGGATCTAAAGCAGGGCATAGAACTGCTGAAagctaataaaacatttaaagtaatCCTTTCAACACTGAGATCTGTAGGCAGCTTCTTGAACGGTAATCAGGTGAAGGGATTCCGGTTGGAGTATCTCTCTAAGGTGATGGAGGTTAAAGATACTGTTCATAAGCACCCACTGCTGTACCATATTTGCGAGATGATCATCGAGAAGTTCCCGGACACCACCGACTTCTTTAGTGAG GTCGGTCCTGTTATACGCGCTTCAAAGGTTGACTTCGAAGTGCTCAGCGCAAATCTCCTTAAATTGGAATCTGACTGCAAAGCTTCCTGGGATCACATGAAGAGGGTCGCTAAACATGATGGCTCGCAGATATTCAAGACCAAGATCAACGAGTTCCTCACTGATGCTGCGGAGCGCATAATTTTACTCAGCATCGTAAAGAAGCGGGTCATGAGCAG ataCAACAAATTCCTGCTCTACCTCGGCGTGCCGGTGGGTGACGTCTCCAAGACCAGACCCTCAGAGCTGCTGAAGGTAATCGCGGAGTTCGCCCTGGAGTACCGCACGACGCGCGAGAGGGTGCTACAGCAGCTGGAAAAGAGAGCCAACCATCGCGAGAGAAATAAGACCAGAGGAAAGATGATCATTGAC GTGGGCAACTACGCGAGCAAGGGCGAGCACATGGCGGACAGCGCGCTCAAGGAACTGCTGAAGAGCGACGCCGACAGAGACCTGATGGACTCGCGACGCAAACCGGCCATGCGTCCGCGCAA CGGAACAACTGCGCCGGAGGACGAGATAATCGAGAGCCTCGTGCTCTCCTCCACCACCAACCGACGGCCGCTGACGAGGGAACGGCGCCGGAACCGACTAGCGGACAGGAAGAGCT TAAACAGGACTCTAGACGGGCACTAG